Proteins encoded in a region of the Streptomyces violaceoruber genome:
- the recO gene encoding DNA repair protein RecO, with product MSLFRDDGIVLRTQKLGEADRIITLLTRGHGRVRAVARGVRRTKSKFGARLEPFSHVDVQFFSKGSELVGRGLPLCTQSETIAPYGGGIVTDYARYTAGTAMLETAERFTDHEGEPAVQQYLLLVGALRTLARGEHAPTLVLDAFLLRSLAVNGYAPTFGDCAKCGMPGPNRFFSVGSGGSVCVDCRVPGSVVPSPQALELLGALLTGDWGTADAAEPRYVREGSGLVSAYLHWHLERGLRSLRYVEK from the coding sequence ATGAGCCTGTTCCGCGACGACGGCATCGTGCTGCGCACCCAGAAGCTGGGTGAGGCGGACCGGATCATCACCCTGCTCACGCGCGGTCACGGGCGCGTACGCGCCGTGGCGCGCGGGGTGCGGCGCACGAAGTCGAAGTTCGGCGCGCGGCTGGAGCCGTTCTCGCACGTGGACGTGCAGTTCTTCTCGAAGGGCAGCGAGCTGGTCGGGCGCGGGCTGCCGCTGTGCACGCAGAGCGAGACGATCGCGCCCTACGGCGGCGGGATCGTCACCGACTACGCGCGCTACACCGCGGGGACCGCCATGCTGGAGACGGCCGAGCGGTTCACCGACCACGAGGGCGAGCCGGCGGTGCAGCAGTACCTGCTGCTGGTCGGCGCGCTCCGGACCCTCGCCCGGGGCGAGCACGCGCCGACGCTGGTGCTGGACGCGTTCCTGCTGCGCTCGCTGGCCGTGAACGGGTACGCCCCGACCTTCGGGGACTGCGCGAAGTGCGGTATGCCCGGTCCCAACCGGTTCTTCTCGGTCGGCTCGGGCGGCTCCGTCTGCGTCGACTGCCGGGTGCCCGGCAGCGTCGTACCCTCGCCGCAGGCCCTGGAACTGCTCGGGGCGCTGCTTACGGGAGACTGGGGTACGGCGGACGCGGCCGAGCCGCGGTACGTGCGGGAGGGGAGCGGACTGGTCTCCGCCTACCTGCACTGGCACCTTGAGCGGGGACTGCGCTCCCTGCGGTACGTCGAGAAGTAG
- a CDS encoding helix-turn-helix domain-containing protein, translated as MANGSRQAAWEFFGTELKRRREDAGITQVDLGSRVFVSGGYIGQFEQAIRKPQLDVAQRIDEALQTDGIFERLCRKLIDDPRYADYFAGVVELERLATKICEFAPTVVPGLLQTADYARAVTIAANPFKPDSYVDDIVAARLERSLILADATRPEYWVTLHENVLRIPVGGPQAMAAQLEHVARLMRERAAVVTVLSFGAGAHAAMNGSLKLMEFEDAPQVAYTETSFSGTLVDDPAVVKRAQRAYDLLRVAALSPEASLALIDSAAEDFRRCASTT; from the coding sequence ATGGCCAATGGTTCACGGCAGGCCGCGTGGGAGTTCTTCGGAACGGAACTGAAACGACGGCGAGAGGACGCCGGAATCACCCAAGTGGACCTGGGATCCAGGGTTTTCGTCTCCGGTGGCTACATCGGCCAGTTCGAACAGGCAATTCGGAAACCACAGTTGGATGTGGCCCAGCGGATCGACGAGGCGCTACAAACCGACGGTATTTTCGAGCGCCTGTGCCGGAAGCTGATTGATGATCCCCGGTATGCGGATTACTTCGCCGGGGTGGTCGAGCTGGAGCGGCTGGCCACGAAGATCTGCGAGTTCGCCCCGACGGTCGTGCCGGGCCTGCTCCAGACCGCCGACTACGCCCGCGCGGTCACCATCGCCGCGAACCCCTTCAAGCCGGACTCGTACGTCGACGACATCGTCGCCGCGCGTTTGGAGCGGTCGCTGATCCTGGCCGACGCTACAAGGCCCGAGTATTGGGTGACGTTGCACGAGAACGTGCTGCGGATCCCGGTGGGCGGCCCGCAGGCGATGGCGGCACAACTGGAGCACGTGGCGCGGCTGATGCGGGAGCGCGCGGCGGTCGTGACGGTGCTGTCGTTCGGGGCGGGGGCGCATGCGGCCATGAACGGCTCTCTGAAGCTGATGGAGTTCGAGGACGCACCTCAGGTCGCCTATACAGAGACGTCGTTTTCGGGAACGCTGGTCGACGACCCGGCCGTGGTGAAGCGGGCACAGCGCGCATACGATCTGCTCAGGGTCGCCGCGCTGTCGCCGGAGGCGTCCCTGGCCCTGATCGACTCGGCGGCGGAGGACTTCAGACGATGCGCGAGTACGACCTGA